In Pyxicephalus adspersus chromosome 12, UCB_Pads_2.0, whole genome shotgun sequence, a genomic segment contains:
- the LOC140341645 gene encoding serine protease inhibitor A6-like yields the protein MKILFFLQLCTLLVLATDEKNQEVSGSYEHSEWEKSEASKSYMNFALRLYKFMSSQAAKATPNLFFSPISIHATLSTLALGARSTTRREILQGMGLNDNKTDKELHECNRKLLQKIFKQTKDVNFNIGNEIFIEKSAIFFPQYQDNVTYYYNTSIQSISFSDTRNAIKTINTHVSKKTDNKIQKIVEKLDSKTMMVPLDYSVFQAKWESQFDIEDTEERNFTVNENKTVSVPTMRRQGLYRTFKDKEMKSYVVEVPYTCSTVLLIIVPELGNLHSFGTKLTPEMIKEYLSSLKNSMLDLYIPRVSFNNSVNVQFATLSMDMRSMFSGDNANFSKISKKPRLRVSKMCHQTYANFTEEGREMNAAAVSQSNYVFSNPKFKVNRPFLMLVYNKNMEIILWMGRVIDPSK from the exons ATGAAgattctttttttcctccagttGTGCACCTTGCTGGTCCTTGCAACTGACGAAAAAAACCAGGAGGTCAGTGGCAGCTATGAACACTCAGAATGGGAAAAATCAGAAGCATCCAAATCTTACATGAACTTTGCTTTGAGGCTTTATAAATTCATGTCTTCGCAAGCAGCAAAAGCTACaccaaacctatttttttcaccAATCAGCATCCACGCTACCCTCTCTACACTGGCACTTGGTGCCCGTTCAACAACACGAAGGGAAATTCTCCAAGGAATGGGCCTGAATGACAACAAGACAGACAAAGAACTGCATGAGTGCAACAGAAAGCTCCTTCAGAAAATATTCAAGCAAACCAAAGATGTAAATTTCAATATAGGGAATGAGATCTTCATAGAAAAATCAGCAATTTTCTTCCCACAATACCAAGACAATGTGACTTACTACTACAACACTTCCATTCAATCCATCAGCTTCAGTGACACTCGGAAtgctataaaaacaataaatacacatgtGAGCAAgaaaacagacaataaaatacaaaaaattgtcGAAAAATTGGATTCTAAAACAATGATGGTTCCCTTAGATTATTCAGTCTTTCAAG CAAAATGGGAATCCCAATTTGACATAGAAGATACAGAAGAGAGAAACTTCACAGTGAATGAAAATAAAACGGTCTCCGTGCCAACAATGCGTCGACAAGGGTTATATAGAACTTTCAAGGACAAGGAGATGAAAAGTTATGTGGTGGAAGTGCCATACACCTGTAGCACAGTCCTTCTCATCATTGTACCAGAATTGGGTAATCTCCACAGTTTTGGAACAAAACTGACCCCTGAGATGATAAAAGAATACTTATCTTCATTAAAAAACAG TATGTTGGACCTTTACATACCCAGAGTATCTTTTAACAACTCAGTCAATGTACAATTTGCAACGTTGTCCATGGACATGAGAAGTATGTTCAGTGGTGACAATGCCAACTTCTCCAAGATCTCAAAAAAACCAAGGCTAAGAGTTTCAAAA ATGTGCCACCAGACATATGCCAACTTCacagaggaaggaagagagaTGAATGCTGCAGCTGTTTCCCAGTCAAACTACGTCTTCTCAAATCCTAAATTCAAAGTTAACCGCCCTTTCCTCATGTTGGTCTACAACAAGAATATGGAAATCATTCTCTGGATGGGCCGGGTCATTGACCCCTCTAAGTAA